A section of the Rossellomorea marisflavi genome encodes:
- a CDS encoding nucleotide excision repair endonuclease gives MINITIPKADVSITERKQNENEEIKIQPIEGFIDLHEIPRDKGGIILFYDNQDELLFVGKARKLRQRVKKHLEDKVSPLREHRKEVHRIDVLFVEDAMEREIYETYIINALRARYNVEKAFF, from the coding sequence ATGATCAATATTACCATTCCAAAAGCGGATGTATCCATTACAGAACGCAAGCAGAACGAAAATGAAGAAATCAAAATCCAACCGATCGAAGGTTTTATCGACCTTCATGAAATTCCACGTGATAAAGGAGGAATCATCCTCTTTTATGATAACCAGGACGAACTCCTGTTTGTTGGAAAAGCAAGAAAGCTGAGACAACGTGTCAAAAAGCATCTGGAAGATAAAGTTTCACCCCTTCGTGAACACAGGAAGGAAGTTCATCGCATCGATGTCTTGTTTGTAGAGGATGCAATGGAGCGTGAAATCTACGAAACATATATCATCAATGCGCTTAGGGCAAGGTACAATGTGGAAAAAGCATTCTTTTAA
- a CDS encoding sensor histidine kinase — MYISLRIRLLLIFTLVLTIPFLTLSLLVPEWFGTIMEKKTTEATVEMMDQFSQYSDSLTSQVEDLGKQVLVNPATQEWVRSEENGLSDSDLLYMKNQLKTELSSMMVNNSKSMSVSVYLNDGTGTSQTLPPLREIVWFKEFYDYDQRWMRSHHEWNEDEVNSYLLPLFDLNTMDLSGVIKVNFPTIQLEESLEKVKLGDEGHVSLLDAKGRDVLGGNPDISSDIVKMSLHEMKDHSGRTGVVEVTKGETKHLVFYQKMGVGGWILMSEIKKSDLYAPVHSLQRNLLLISGWIFLLTILISYILSSNIVKPLWKLTESMKLVEKGKFSEAEKGFPAIRTRNDEIGYAVKAFKNTTKTLDQLIKTEYQEKIRRKDAEYKALLLQINPHFLNNTLEVIGGLSAQGENRKVIDVTVHLGRMLSYSLDTERDVVTIREEINYMRRYTEVLKLRHEDALHIQIEEDPALDNVPMIKFVLQPLVENAVKYSFIRNDVASIGISTRKVRDEAVLIVEDNGVGIPGTVIKELAKIDRNENNVLDSRGKSIGLKNVLGRLKLSYGNRFSYSIENKDPGGTRITLIIAMEKEESEE; from the coding sequence ATGTACATATCACTCAGAATTCGACTATTACTGATCTTTACACTTGTCCTGACCATTCCTTTCCTTACCCTGTCCCTTCTGGTACCTGAGTGGTTCGGTACCATCATGGAAAAGAAAACGACCGAAGCGACCGTAGAGATGATGGATCAATTTTCTCAATATTCCGATTCGCTGACCTCTCAGGTTGAAGACCTTGGGAAACAGGTTCTGGTGAATCCAGCTACACAGGAATGGGTGCGATCAGAGGAGAACGGGTTGTCCGATTCAGATCTTCTCTATATGAAGAATCAGCTGAAAACAGAGTTGTCCTCGATGATGGTGAATAATTCAAAATCAATGTCTGTATCTGTCTATTTAAATGATGGAACAGGTACTTCACAGACGCTTCCTCCTCTTAGGGAGATTGTATGGTTCAAGGAATTTTATGACTATGATCAACGTTGGATGAGGTCACATCATGAGTGGAATGAGGATGAAGTCAACAGTTACCTTCTCCCTCTTTTTGATTTGAATACGATGGACCTTTCCGGCGTCATCAAAGTGAATTTTCCTACCATCCAGCTGGAGGAGTCACTTGAAAAAGTAAAGCTTGGAGATGAGGGGCACGTATCATTGCTGGATGCTAAAGGGAGAGACGTGTTGGGAGGGAATCCGGATATATCATCCGATATCGTGAAGATGAGCCTGCACGAGATGAAGGATCATTCTGGAAGGACGGGTGTAGTGGAAGTGACTAAGGGGGAAACCAAGCATCTGGTCTTTTATCAAAAAATGGGGGTTGGCGGTTGGATCCTGATGAGCGAAATAAAAAAATCCGATCTCTACGCGCCTGTCCACTCACTGCAAAGGAATCTTTTATTGATCAGCGGCTGGATCTTTTTACTGACAATCTTGATTTCTTACATCCTGTCTTCGAATATCGTCAAGCCGCTATGGAAATTGACGGAATCTATGAAACTTGTCGAAAAGGGAAAGTTCTCAGAGGCTGAAAAAGGGTTTCCGGCGATCCGCACGAGGAACGATGAAATCGGTTATGCCGTAAAGGCATTCAAGAATACAACCAAGACATTGGACCAACTGATCAAAACGGAGTATCAGGAAAAGATCAGGAGGAAGGACGCGGAGTACAAAGCACTGCTGCTACAGATCAATCCGCACTTCCTGAACAATACGCTTGAAGTGATAGGAGGACTATCTGCTCAAGGGGAAAATCGTAAAGTCATTGATGTGACCGTCCATTTGGGGAGGATGCTCTCGTATTCCCTTGATACTGAAAGGGATGTTGTCACAATAAGGGAAGAAATAAACTATATGCGCCGATATACGGAAGTATTGAAACTTCGCCATGAAGATGCCCTACATATACAGATTGAGGAGGATCCAGCACTCGATAATGTACCGATGATCAAGTTCGTCCTGCAACCTCTCGTCGAAAATGCAGTAAAGTATAGCTTTATACGGAACGATGTGGCTTCCATCGGAATTTCCACCCGAAAAGTCAGAGATGAGGCGGTTTTGATTGTGGAGGATAATGGAGTCGGCATACCTGGAACGGTCATCAAGGAACTTGCGAAGATTGATCGAAACGAAAATAATGTACTGGACAGCAGGGGCAAGAGCATAGGACTGAAGAACGTGCTTGGAAGATTGAAGCTTTCCTATGGAAACCGCTTTTCATATTCGATTGAAAATAAGGATCCCGGTGGGACTCGGATCACCCTTATAATTGCAATGGAGAAGGAGGAGAGTGAAGAATGA
- a CDS encoding response regulator transcription factor encodes MKVLITDDEAQVRKGLLWKLDWEKEGFTVVGEASNGREALRLMEEKEPDIVLTDVRMPIMDGIALVKELASSYPKIRTIILSGYADFEYVRASMHEGVKRYLLKPVDPEELSSALKDIKDELIREKAEEYREERAKKLMEDQLADIREQYLLQLVRDEWAGLSISEEKLMYLGLETFCNQEVRFLSVEIRGSMSRSDLRALFLPFRMICRELAEERALSFVDASYPHMVHYISRIDDVNTLATDVQRAAKEFLGLESVIGLGKPVRGAMALKSGYESSILAWGQSSINIESQLIDDNKRENDPDFPDEAVKVLNAYIEQGNESLLQSFLTNLLERQSSVMDFTLTANRILLHLNLLAGKYDPKRAEVGEEVWKCQISIWELTSYQEVIHQLTELSNRIMRMASKLKTPANGEEVVSQVKAYMDIHYATDMSLATLAGQFHINAAYLSELFKAQVGQNFTDYLISLRMKKAKELLVDTGLKVIDIAHICGFSSSGYFSTVFKKKFGVKPIDYRKGLGTQGGEEK; translated from the coding sequence ATGAAGGTGCTGATAACCGATGATGAAGCTCAGGTTCGAAAGGGGCTGCTATGGAAGCTTGATTGGGAGAAGGAGGGGTTCACGGTTGTCGGGGAGGCGTCAAACGGAAGAGAAGCTCTGCGTCTCATGGAGGAAAAAGAGCCTGATATTGTCTTGACGGATGTAAGGATGCCGATCATGGACGGGATTGCGCTCGTGAAAGAATTGGCCAGCAGCTATCCGAAGATCAGGACCATCATCCTTTCGGGATATGCTGACTTTGAATATGTCAGAGCCTCAATGCATGAGGGAGTCAAGCGATATTTGCTGAAGCCCGTGGATCCCGAGGAATTATCTTCAGCCTTAAAGGATATTAAAGACGAATTAATCCGTGAAAAGGCTGAAGAATATAGGGAAGAACGAGCAAAAAAATTGATGGAAGATCAGCTTGCGGATATAAGAGAGCAATATCTCCTACAACTTGTGAGGGATGAATGGGCAGGCCTCTCCATCAGTGAAGAGAAGTTGATGTACCTGGGTTTGGAAACATTTTGCAACCAGGAAGTGAGGTTCCTGTCAGTTGAGATCAGGGGAAGCATGTCCAGGTCCGACCTTAGGGCCCTCTTCCTGCCTTTCCGGATGATCTGTCGGGAACTTGCCGAGGAAAGGGCCCTTTCATTTGTAGACGCGAGCTATCCCCATATGGTTCATTACATAAGCAGGATCGATGATGTGAACACACTGGCAACAGATGTACAACGAGCTGCAAAGGAATTTCTCGGGCTTGAATCAGTGATAGGATTAGGGAAGCCGGTGAGGGGGGCGATGGCTCTTAAATCTGGCTATGAATCATCCATCCTCGCATGGGGGCAAAGCTCGATCAATATAGAATCACAATTAATCGATGATAACAAGAGGGAAAATGACCCCGATTTTCCCGATGAAGCTGTAAAAGTGCTTAACGCTTATATTGAACAGGGTAATGAAAGTCTTCTGCAGTCGTTTCTTACAAATCTGCTTGAAAGACAGTCATCGGTAATGGATTTTACACTGACAGCGAATCGAATCCTCCTGCATCTCAATCTCCTTGCTGGAAAGTATGACCCCAAAAGGGCCGAGGTAGGGGAAGAGGTTTGGAAATGCCAGATAAGCATATGGGAGTTGACCTCATATCAGGAAGTAATCCATCAATTGACGGAGCTATCCAACCGTATCATGAGAATGGCCAGCAAGCTGAAGACGCCGGCTAACGGAGAAGAGGTCGTTTCCCAGGTCAAAGCATATATGGACATCCACTATGCCACTGACATGTCCCTTGCGACACTGGCAGGTCAATTCCATATTAATGCAGCCTATTTATCGGAACTCTTTAAGGCCCAGGTAGGGCAAAATTTTACGGACTATCTGATTTCTCTGCGCATGAAAAAAGCCAAGGAACTTCTTGTTGATACCGGGCTGAAAGTCATTGATATCGCCCATATTTGTGGATTTTCAAGTTCAGGTTATTTCAGTACGGTGTTTAAGAAGAAATTCGGTGTGAAACCGATCGATTACAGAAAAGGCCTGGGCACTCAAGGAGGGGAAGAGAAGTGA
- a CDS encoding ABC transporter substrate-binding protein encodes MKWKLPILLVLILVLGAAGYLSIEPIFNEGGKEVATVPKHTPETTLNFWRNKGTALENQAYEELVKTFNEEHSTIQVKMTQIPYGDYELKLRTAIAAGSPPDIMTIDTPTLALYASAGALTSIDDYMKKEGRVEDLAEPTLKGLMYEGDIYLSPIAESSVGLFYNIRLFEKAGVPLPSKDPEDPMTWDEVAEAAERISALSDEIIGIDPAQGFPDGESPAYYKIPLIWQFGGEIMDPDNHTVEGYLNSTESLQALQFYQDMYQKRGIAKVEMPPDVFENGQLGMVIQGSWMTDSYEQENPKFKLGKEYGITSLPKGVQRVVPNGGWALGLSSKASHPDEAWEFIRYATSYEGSRRYIEITGDVPARYSVAKSFPELKEYPKNIFVHQAQEYSRNRPVTAAYPVVSEAMRILFEDVGIANKDVGSAADEAVKKIEDGIKDMEE; translated from the coding sequence GTGAAATGGAAGCTTCCGATCCTACTGGTACTCATCCTTGTATTGGGGGCAGCCGGGTATCTTTCCATTGAACCGATTTTCAATGAGGGAGGAAAAGAAGTGGCGACCGTCCCCAAGCATACACCTGAAACCACCCTGAACTTCTGGAGGAATAAGGGGACGGCTCTTGAAAATCAGGCGTATGAAGAACTGGTCAAGACGTTTAACGAAGAGCACTCCACTATTCAGGTGAAGATGACCCAGATCCCATACGGAGATTATGAACTAAAGCTCCGGACGGCCATTGCTGCAGGGAGTCCGCCGGATATCATGACGATTGATACGCCGACGCTGGCCCTGTATGCGAGTGCCGGTGCCCTTACATCCATCGATGATTATATGAAAAAGGAGGGACGGGTGGAAGATCTGGCTGAGCCCACTTTGAAAGGATTGATGTATGAGGGGGACATCTACTTGTCTCCCATCGCGGAGTCCAGCGTCGGATTGTTCTACAACATCCGGCTATTTGAAAAAGCCGGCGTTCCTCTTCCTTCGAAGGACCCGGAGGATCCCATGACATGGGATGAGGTAGCCGAAGCCGCCGAACGAATCTCTGCGCTATCAGATGAGATCATAGGTATCGATCCTGCTCAAGGGTTTCCCGACGGTGAATCCCCCGCATATTACAAGATTCCGCTCATTTGGCAGTTCGGCGGGGAAATCATGGACCCTGACAACCATACGGTAGAAGGGTATCTAAATTCGACCGAAAGCCTGCAGGCACTTCAGTTTTATCAGGATATGTATCAAAAACGGGGTATAGCGAAAGTTGAAATGCCGCCGGATGTATTTGAAAATGGTCAGTTGGGTATGGTCATACAAGGATCGTGGATGACAGATAGCTATGAACAGGAAAACCCTAAATTCAAGCTTGGAAAAGAATATGGCATCACATCCTTACCAAAAGGAGTTCAGCGGGTCGTGCCAAATGGCGGGTGGGCCCTTGGTCTTTCGTCGAAGGCGTCACATCCCGACGAAGCTTGGGAATTCATCCGTTATGCGACGAGCTATGAGGGTTCAAGACGCTATATTGAGATTACAGGGGATGTGCCGGCAAGGTATTCTGTTGCTAAAAGCTTTCCAGAGCTGAAAGAGTACCCCAAGAATATATTTGTCCATCAGGCACAGGAGTACTCTAGGAACAGGCCAGTTACAGCCGCTTATCCTGTAGTGAGTGAGGCCATGCGCATCTTGTTTGAAGATGTGGGAATCGCCAATAAAGATGTTGGTTCTGCGGCCGATGAAGCCGTAAAGAAGATCGAGGACGGCATCAAGGATATGGAAGAATGA
- a CDS encoding ABC transporter permease: protein MQEIAKAGTEPAVSAKPQSRLKVKWSSIKRNHLLYWLLAPAILLTIVFKYVPMYGASIAFKDFSPIRGIMGSEWVGLKHFTSFLSSPNFMEILLNTIKLSSFELLIGFPIPIILALMLNQIRRAGVKKNIQLVLYAPHFISVVVISGMVFLFLSPTGPINAMLSFFMDKPVSFMSDPDAFRSIYIWSGVWQGAGWASIIYVAALANVDPQLHDAATVDGASLLQRIWHIDLPTLKPVMAVLFILAAGGIMAIGFEKAYLLQTSMNIPSSEIISTYVYKRGLQAGDYSFATAVGLFNALVNVILLVFVNGVVKKLNEGEGLL, encoded by the coding sequence GTGCAGGAAATAGCAAAGGCAGGTACCGAACCTGCCGTGTCAGCAAAGCCTCAGAGCCGCTTGAAGGTCAAGTGGTCTTCCATTAAGAGAAATCATCTTCTTTATTGGTTATTGGCACCGGCCATTTTGTTAACCATTGTATTCAAATACGTACCGATGTACGGTGCATCCATCGCTTTTAAGGACTTCAGCCCGATCCGTGGGATCATGGGGAGTGAATGGGTAGGGTTGAAGCATTTTACTAGTTTTCTTTCTTCCCCGAATTTCATGGAGATCCTCCTTAACACGATCAAACTGAGTTCGTTTGAACTGTTGATCGGGTTTCCGATTCCGATCATCCTTGCCTTGATGCTTAATCAGATCAGGAGGGCGGGTGTGAAGAAGAATATACAGCTCGTTCTCTATGCACCCCATTTCATTTCGGTGGTGGTCATATCAGGGATGGTATTCCTTTTCCTTTCTCCAACGGGCCCGATCAACGCCATGCTTTCCTTCTTTATGGATAAGCCCGTCTCATTCATGTCAGACCCCGATGCGTTCCGTAGCATCTATATATGGTCAGGTGTATGGCAAGGTGCGGGATGGGCGTCGATTATCTATGTGGCTGCATTGGCCAATGTGGATCCGCAGCTCCATGATGCCGCAACGGTCGATGGAGCATCCCTTCTGCAGAGGATCTGGCATATCGATTTGCCAACACTAAAACCGGTAATGGCCGTCCTGTTCATTCTGGCTGCAGGCGGGATCATGGCCATCGGATTCGAGAAAGCATACTTGCTGCAGACGTCTATGAATATCCCATCCTCTGAAATCATTTCAACCTATGTGTACAAGCGGGGACTGCAGGCGGGGGATTATTCCTTTGCAACGGCTGTTGGGTTATTCAATGCGCTGGTAAACGTCATCCTCCTTGTTTTCGTCAACGGCGTCGTCAAGAAGCTGAATGAGGGGGAAGGACTCCTTTAG
- a CDS encoding carbohydrate ABC transporter permease, whose amino-acid sequence MNNYSKSDRFILFTNKILLCGIVVVVLFPLLYVLLASLLEPNVLLSKGLSFNSSDWTLEGYRKIFEDGSIVRGFINSMLYSAGFTLVTVTVCILAGYSLSSDELVGKRFIMIFFLITMFFNGGLIPTYLVIKNLGMLNTVWAIIIPNAINVWFIILSRTYFKSIPNELKEAARIDGASEFKIFLKIVFPLSKPIIFVIALYAFIGQWNSYFDAMIYLEDRDLYPLQLVLRSILIQNEVQPGMIGDQQAAAELQRISEMIKYSSIVLASLPLIIMYPFFQKYFEKGVMVGSLK is encoded by the coding sequence ATGAACAACTATTCAAAATCAGATCGATTCATTCTATTCACTAATAAGATCCTGTTATGCGGCATCGTCGTCGTAGTACTGTTTCCATTACTCTATGTGCTCCTGGCCTCCCTGTTGGAACCGAATGTGTTGCTGAGTAAGGGATTGTCCTTCAATTCTTCTGATTGGACACTTGAGGGATATCGGAAGATTTTCGAAGATGGGTCCATTGTAAGGGGATTCATAAACTCCATGCTATATTCAGCGGGTTTCACCTTGGTGACAGTGACGGTCTGCATTCTCGCAGGCTATTCTCTATCATCAGATGAATTGGTCGGGAAGCGATTCATCATGATCTTCTTCTTGATTACGATGTTCTTCAATGGTGGACTGATTCCGACCTACCTTGTGATCAAGAACCTCGGCATGCTGAATACCGTTTGGGCCATCATCATCCCGAACGCCATCAATGTATGGTTCATCATTCTATCGAGAACCTATTTCAAATCAATACCCAATGAACTGAAGGAAGCGGCAAGGATCGACGGAGCTTCTGAATTCAAAATCTTCCTGAAAATTGTATTTCCGCTATCAAAACCGATCATTTTTGTTATTGCACTGTATGCGTTCATCGGCCAGTGGAATTCCTATTTCGATGCCATGATCTATCTCGAAGACAGGGACCTTTATCCACTACAACTAGTCCTGCGATCAATCCTTATACAAAATGAAGTACAGCCTGGAATGATCGGGGATCAGCAGGCGGCCGCAGAGCTGCAGAGGATTTCAGAAATGATTAAATATTCATCCATCGTACTGGCGAGTCTACCGCTTATCATTATGTATCCATTCTTCCAAAAGTACTTTGAAAAGGGTGTAATGGTCGGTTCACTCAAATAA
- a CDS encoding ABC transporter substrate-binding protein, whose amino-acid sequence MKKWSKTMSAAVLTGILVTAGCSNNSKSASSEDYELKDVTFPLKEDVSLKIMTSSSPLAPNDPNEKLILKRLQKQTGVEIDWTNYTAGETFDEKRNLAVASGDLPDAIMNTGYGDYEILKLAKDGAIVPVEDLIEKHMPNLRKVLEDAPEYKAMMTAPDGHIYSFPWIEELGAGKESIHSVDDFPWINVEWLDKLGLDMPTNTEELKNVLKAFKTQDPNGNGKADEIPMSFIINHGGEDVSHLFGAFGLGENGDHTVVTDDGEIKMTASEDGYKEAIRYLNELYKEGLMDVEAFEQDWNTYLSKGKEGRYGMYFTWDKANITGMNDTYELLPPLEGPDGEKNVTRTNNMGFDRNKMVITSANKNLELTAKWIDQLYDPLQSVQDNWGTYGDEKQQNIFEFNEADQALKHLPLEGTAPVELREKTSIGGPLAILDEYYGPVTTKPDDAAWRLGLMKDVMVPHMKAENIYPKVFFSLEDLDKLSKIETDLFAYINRKKAEWITNGKIDKEWEAYLKELDRLGLQEWLEIKQAGYDRNQE is encoded by the coding sequence ATGAAGAAATGGTCAAAAACAATGTCAGCTGCAGTGTTGACAGGGATCCTTGTTACTGCCGGGTGCAGCAACAACAGTAAAAGTGCATCGTCCGAAGATTACGAGCTGAAGGATGTCACATTTCCTTTGAAAGAAGACGTCAGTCTGAAAATCATGACCTCCAGTTCGCCACTGGCACCGAATGACCCAAATGAAAAATTGATCCTGAAGAGGCTGCAGAAGCAAACAGGCGTGGAAATCGATTGGACCAATTATACGGCAGGGGAAACCTTCGATGAGAAACGGAATCTTGCTGTTGCAAGCGGTGATTTGCCCGACGCCATCATGAACACAGGGTACGGGGATTATGAAATCCTGAAACTCGCAAAAGACGGAGCGATAGTACCGGTGGAAGACCTGATTGAAAAACATATGCCAAACTTGAGAAAGGTCCTTGAGGATGCCCCTGAATATAAAGCAATGATGACAGCTCCGGATGGACATATCTATTCGTTCCCATGGATAGAGGAGCTTGGTGCAGGAAAAGAAAGCATCCACTCTGTCGATGATTTCCCATGGATCAATGTGGAGTGGCTGGATAAGTTGGGGCTCGATATGCCCACAAATACTGAAGAGCTTAAAAATGTTTTAAAAGCGTTTAAAACACAGGATCCAAATGGAAATGGAAAAGCAGATGAAATCCCGATGTCGTTCATTATCAACCATGGAGGAGAAGATGTATCACATCTTTTCGGTGCATTCGGTCTTGGGGAGAACGGGGACCATACTGTAGTGACCGATGATGGTGAAATCAAAATGACGGCTTCTGAAGACGGCTATAAGGAGGCAATCCGTTATTTGAATGAGCTTTACAAGGAAGGACTGATGGATGTAGAGGCATTTGAACAAGACTGGAACACCTACCTTTCAAAAGGAAAAGAAGGGCGGTATGGAATGTACTTCACCTGGGACAAGGCCAACATCACTGGGATGAACGACACATATGAACTTCTGCCTCCACTAGAAGGGCCTGATGGGGAGAAAAACGTGACAAGAACAAATAATATGGGGTTCGACCGGAATAAAATGGTCATCACATCGGCCAACAAAAATCTGGAGCTTACCGCAAAATGGATCGACCAATTGTATGACCCGCTCCAATCCGTACAGGATAATTGGGGAACGTATGGTGATGAAAAACAGCAGAATATCTTTGAATTCAATGAAGCTGATCAAGCATTGAAACATCTTCCTTTGGAAGGGACGGCCCCTGTTGAGCTCCGTGAGAAAACCTCCATCGGTGGTCCTCTTGCCATATTGGATGAGTATTATGGACCTGTGACCACCAAGCCGGATGATGCTGCATGGAGACTGGGGCTTATGAAAGATGTAATGGTCCCTCATATGAAGGCAGAAAATATCTACCCTAAAGTATTTTTCTCCTTGGAGGACCTCGATAAGTTATCCAAGATTGAAACTGATCTTTTTGCTTATATCAACCGTAAAAAAGCCGAATGGATTACAAACGGCAAGATCGATAAGGAGTGGGAAGCGTATCTGAAGGAATTGGACCGGCTTGGACTCCAAGAATGGTTGGAAATCAAGCAGGCCGGGTATGATCGAAATCAGGAATAA
- a CDS encoding glycoside hydrolase family 32 protein: MKNQTEKEVYTEKFRPQFHFSPREKWMNDPNGMVYFEGEYHLFFQYHPDGNTWGPMHWGHAVSKDLVHWEELPIALYPDELGTIFSGSAVVDWHNTSGFFQDGKPGLVAIYTNHDTDPISGDVKQRQSIAYSVDKGRSWSKYEGNPVLENACEPDYRDPKVFWHGESGQWVMVLATGQSITIYHSPDLLQWTYASAFGHGEGSHAGVWECPDLFRLECDGKERWVMLVSIGDHPDTIEGSRTQYFIGDFDGKTFINENPADLILWLDHGRDNYAGVSWSDLQDERKIYIGWMSNWRYANDVPTQGWRSAMTLPRELGLKRSLSGYRLVQHPVCELAVISGSGKEMMMPHSLNEGETYQEQMQTNLAHLHFETESDINSVWVLTIRHGKEEVSILTCHVDEGTLTLDRRRSGIHAFSTSFPAVQLAEYAGSERGGFHLYIDTSSIEVFSTDGELAITSLIFPEGESLDFEFKSLTGKVVLKEWKASALKSIWS, encoded by the coding sequence ATGAAAAATCAGACTGAAAAGGAAGTCTATACTGAAAAATTCCGTCCTCAATTCCACTTTTCTCCTAGAGAAAAGTGGATGAATGATCCAAATGGAATGGTGTATTTCGAAGGAGAGTATCACTTGTTCTTTCAATATCATCCCGATGGAAACACATGGGGCCCGATGCACTGGGGGCATGCAGTCAGTAAGGACTTGGTCCATTGGGAGGAACTTCCCATCGCCCTTTATCCTGACGAACTCGGGACGATCTTTTCCGGAAGTGCGGTGGTGGATTGGCACAATACCTCTGGCTTTTTCCAGGATGGTAAGCCGGGGCTCGTCGCGATCTATACCAATCACGATACCGATCCTATATCGGGAGACGTCAAACAGCGGCAAAGTATCGCCTATAGTGTAGATAAAGGACGGAGTTGGTCAAAATATGAGGGGAACCCTGTTCTGGAAAATGCGTGCGAACCAGATTACCGCGACCCGAAAGTGTTCTGGCATGGGGAATCAGGACAATGGGTGATGGTCCTGGCAACCGGTCAATCCATCACCATCTATCATTCTCCTGATCTGTTGCAGTGGACGTATGCAAGCGCATTCGGTCATGGAGAAGGGTCCCATGCAGGGGTGTGGGAATGTCCTGACTTGTTCCGTCTTGAATGTGATGGGAAAGAGCGATGGGTTATGCTCGTAAGCATAGGAGATCATCCAGATACCATTGAAGGTTCTAGGACCCAGTATTTCATAGGGGATTTTGATGGGAAGACATTCATCAATGAAAATCCAGCCGATCTCATTTTATGGCTAGATCATGGCAGGGATAATTATGCAGGGGTGAGCTGGTCCGACCTGCAGGATGAGAGGAAGATCTATATAGGATGGATGAGCAATTGGCGTTATGCAAATGATGTTCCCACGCAAGGGTGGAGGAGCGCCATGACGCTGCCAAGGGAGCTTGGTTTGAAGAGGTCGCTTTCGGGATATCGGCTCGTCCAGCATCCAGTGTGTGAACTGGCTGTAATCTCAGGATCCGGAAAAGAGATGATGATGCCACATTCATTAAATGAAGGAGAAACTTATCAAGAACAGATGCAGACAAATCTTGCTCATCTCCATTTTGAAACGGAGTCAGATATAAATTCAGTCTGGGTCCTCACAATCCGTCATGGAAAGGAAGAAGTGTCAATCTTAACCTGTCACGTCGATGAAGGAACCCTCACCCTGGACAGGCGTCGATCAGGAATCCATGCATTCTCCACGTCATTTCCGGCAGTACAACTGGCGGAATATGCAGGGAGTGAACGGGGTGGTTTCCATCTTTACATTGATACTTCATCGATCGAGGTGTTTAGTACAGACGGTGAACTGGCGATAACCAGTCTGATATTCCCGGAAGGTGAAAGCTTAGATTTTGAATTTAAGAGCTTGACGGGTAAAGTCGTTTTAAAAGAATGGAAGGCTTCTGCACTCAAGTCCATTTGGTCTTAA